A genomic window from Streptomyces broussonetiae includes:
- a CDS encoding acetoacetate--CoA ligase has product MSTANPQPLWQPDPERIAQARITEFQAWAAEHHGAPAEGGYPALHQWSVGQLDTFWKAVAEWFGVRFSTPCTRVLGDRSMPGAQWFPGASLNYAEHALRAAADRPEEPALIHVDETHEPRPVTWSALRRQVGSLAAELRTLGVRPGDRISGYLPNIPEAVVALLATAAVGAVWTSCAPDFGARSVLDRFQQVEPVVLITVDGYRYGGKEHDRRETVAELRRELPTLRAVVHIPLLGTETPEGALDWSALTAADTEPVFEQVSFDHPLWVLYSSGTTGLPKAIVQSQGGILVEHLKQLGLHCDLGPEDRFFWYTSTGWMMWNFLVSGLLTGTTIVLYDGSPGYPDTGAQWRIAERTRATLYGTSAAYVMACRKAGVHPARDYDLATVKCVATTGSPLPPDGFRWLHDEFADSGAALWIASVSGGTDVCSCFAGAVPTLPVYTGELQAPGLGTDLQAWDPSGKPVIDEVGELVVTNPMPSMPIRFWNDPDGSRYHDSYFDTYPGVWRHGDWITVTSRGTVIIHGRSDSTLNRQGVRMGSADIYEVVERLPEIRESLVIGVEQPDGGYWMPLFVHLAPGAALDEALLNRIKQAIREQLSPRHVPDEIIEVPGVPHTLTGKRIEVPVKRLLQGTPLEKAVNPGSIDNLALLGFYEELARKRA; this is encoded by the coding sequence ATGTCGACCGCGAACCCCCAGCCGCTCTGGCAGCCCGATCCCGAACGGATCGCCCAGGCCCGCATCACCGAGTTCCAGGCATGGGCCGCCGAGCACCACGGCGCCCCGGCCGAGGGCGGCTACCCCGCCCTCCACCAGTGGTCCGTCGGCCAGCTCGACACCTTCTGGAAGGCCGTCGCCGAGTGGTTCGGCGTACGGTTCTCGACCCCCTGCACGCGCGTGCTGGGCGACCGCTCGATGCCCGGCGCCCAGTGGTTCCCGGGAGCCAGCCTCAACTACGCCGAACACGCCCTGCGCGCCGCGGCCGACCGCCCCGAAGAACCCGCCCTGATCCACGTCGACGAGACCCACGAACCGCGCCCGGTGACCTGGTCCGCACTGCGCCGCCAGGTCGGCTCCCTCGCCGCCGAACTCCGCACCCTCGGCGTCCGCCCCGGCGACCGGATCAGCGGCTACCTGCCCAACATCCCCGAGGCGGTCGTCGCCCTCCTCGCCACGGCCGCCGTCGGCGCCGTCTGGACCTCCTGCGCCCCCGACTTCGGCGCCCGCAGCGTCCTCGACCGCTTCCAGCAGGTCGAACCCGTCGTCCTGATCACCGTCGACGGCTACCGCTACGGCGGCAAGGAACACGACCGCCGCGAGACCGTCGCCGAACTGCGCCGCGAACTGCCCACCTTGCGCGCCGTCGTCCACATCCCGCTCCTCGGCACCGAGACACCCGAGGGCGCCCTGGACTGGTCGGCGCTCACCGCGGCGGACACCGAGCCGGTCTTCGAGCAGGTGTCCTTCGACCACCCCCTGTGGGTGCTCTACTCCTCCGGCACGACCGGCCTGCCCAAGGCCATCGTCCAGTCCCAGGGCGGCATCCTCGTCGAACACCTCAAGCAGCTCGGCCTGCACTGCGACCTCGGCCCCGAGGACCGTTTCTTCTGGTACACCTCGACCGGCTGGATGATGTGGAACTTCCTCGTCTCCGGCCTCCTCACGGGCACGACGATCGTCCTGTACGACGGCAGCCCCGGCTACCCCGACACCGGCGCCCAGTGGCGCATCGCCGAACGCACCCGGGCCACCCTCTACGGCACCTCCGCCGCCTACGTCATGGCCTGTCGCAAGGCCGGCGTACACCCCGCGCGCGACTACGACCTGGCCACCGTGAAGTGCGTCGCCACCACCGGCTCGCCCCTGCCGCCCGACGGCTTCCGCTGGCTGCACGACGAGTTCGCAGACAGCGGGGCGGCCCTGTGGATCGCCTCCGTCAGCGGCGGCACCGACGTCTGCTCCTGCTTCGCCGGCGCCGTCCCGACCCTCCCCGTGTACACCGGCGAACTCCAGGCCCCCGGCCTCGGCACCGACCTGCAGGCCTGGGACCCGAGCGGCAAGCCCGTCATCGACGAGGTGGGCGAACTGGTCGTCACCAACCCCATGCCCTCCATGCCGATCCGCTTCTGGAACGACCCCGACGGCAGCCGCTACCACGACAGCTACTTCGACACCTACCCCGGCGTCTGGCGCCACGGCGACTGGATCACCGTGACCTCCCGCGGCACCGTGATCATCCACGGACGCTCCGACTCCACCCTCAACCGGCAGGGCGTGCGCATGGGCTCGGCCGACATCTACGAGGTGGTCGAGCGCCTGCCCGAGATCAGGGAGTCCCTCGTCATCGGCGTCGAGCAGCCCGACGGCGGCTACTGGATGCCACTCTTCGTCCACCTCGCACCCGGCGCCGCCCTGGACGAGGCACTCCTGAACCGCATCAAGCAGGCCATCCGCGAACAGCTCTCCCCCCGCCACGTACCCGACGAGATCATCGAGGTGCCCGGCGTCCCGCACACCCTCACCGGCAAGCGCATCGAAGTCCCGGTCAAGCGCCTCCTGCAAGGCACCCCCCTGGAAAAGGCAGTCAACCCGGGATCCATCGACAACCTCGCCCTGCTCGGCTTCTACGAGGAACTCGCCCGCAAACGCGCCTGA
- a CDS encoding CDP-alcohol phosphatidyltransferase family protein, with protein sequence MEVQETRVQTDRVLTIPNILSMARLVGVPLFLWLILRPEFGGPKSDGWALLVLAFSGVSDYLDGKLARRWNQISSLGRLLDPAADRLYVLSTLAGLTWRDILPIWLTALLLARELVLLVMVGILRRHGYPPPQVNFLGKAATFNLMYAFPLLLLSDGTGWIASLAAIFGWAFAGWGTTLYWWAGVLYVVQVRRLVRADATAD encoded by the coding sequence GTGGAGGTCCAGGAGACCCGTGTCCAGACGGACCGGGTCCTCACCATCCCCAACATCCTCAGTATGGCGCGGCTCGTCGGCGTACCCCTCTTCCTGTGGCTGATCCTCAGGCCTGAGTTCGGGGGTCCCAAGAGCGATGGCTGGGCTCTCCTCGTGCTGGCCTTCAGCGGGGTCAGTGACTATCTCGACGGCAAGCTCGCCCGGCGCTGGAATCAGATCAGCAGCCTCGGCCGGCTTCTCGACCCCGCTGCCGACCGGCTCTATGTGCTTTCCACACTGGCCGGTCTCACCTGGCGGGACATCCTGCCGATCTGGCTGACCGCTCTGCTGCTGGCGAGGGAACTGGTTCTCCTGGTGATGGTGGGCATCCTCCGCCGGCACGGGTATCCGCCGCCGCAGGTGAACTTCCTCGGGAAGGCGGCTACCTTCAACCTGATGTACGCCTTCCCGCTGCTGCTCCTCAGTGACGGAACTGGTTGGATCGCGTCACTCGCTGCTATTTTCGGATGGGCGTTCGCCGGATGGGGTACAACGCTCTACTGGTGGGCAGGAGTGCTCTACGTGGTACAGGTCCGCCGTTTGGTGCGAGCGGACGCCACGGCCGATTGA
- the ptsP gene encoding phosphoenolpyruvate--protein phosphotransferase, producing the protein METTLQGVGVSHGVAIGEVRHMGTAVLEPPVKSIPAEEAEREQGRARQAVDAVAADLMARGNLAGGEAQAVLEAQAMMAQDPELMADVDRRIAVGSTAERAVYDAFAAYRELLAGAGEYLAGRVADLDDVRNRIVARLLGVPMPGVPDSDQPYVLVARDLAPADTALLDPSLVLGFVTEEGGPTSHSAILARALGVPAVVALPGAGELAEGTVIAVDGSTGDIFVNPGEAKKAELEAAAAARKAALAASTGPGATADGHKVPLLANVGGPADVPAAVEAGAEGVGLFRTEFLFLDDSKNAPSEQKQLEAYRQVLEAFPEGRVVVRVLDAGADKPLDFLTPSDEPNPALGVRGLRTLLDHPDVLRTQLTALAKAAEGLPVYLEVMAPMVADRTDAKAFADACREAGLRAKFGAMVEIPSAALRARSILQEVEFLSLGTNDLAQYTFAADRQVGAVSRLQDPWQPALLDLVALSADAAKAEGKSCGVCGEAASDPLLACVLTGLGVTSLSMGAASIPYVRATLAKYTLAQCERAAAAARAADSAEEARSAAQAVLSGE; encoded by the coding sequence ATGGAGACAACGCTGCAAGGCGTGGGCGTGAGCCATGGCGTGGCCATCGGCGAGGTTCGGCACATGGGCACGGCGGTGCTGGAGCCGCCGGTCAAGTCGATCCCCGCGGAAGAGGCGGAGCGGGAGCAGGGGCGCGCCCGCCAGGCCGTGGACGCCGTCGCCGCCGATCTGATGGCGCGCGGCAATCTGGCGGGGGGCGAGGCCCAGGCCGTGCTCGAGGCCCAGGCGATGATGGCCCAGGACCCCGAGCTGATGGCCGACGTCGACCGTCGGATCGCCGTCGGCAGCACGGCCGAGCGTGCCGTGTACGACGCGTTCGCGGCGTATCGGGAGCTGCTGGCCGGTGCCGGTGAGTACCTCGCCGGTCGCGTGGCCGACCTCGATGACGTGCGGAACCGTATCGTCGCCCGCCTGCTGGGCGTTCCGATGCCGGGTGTCCCGGACAGTGACCAGCCGTATGTGCTCGTGGCGCGGGACCTTGCCCCGGCCGACACCGCGCTGCTGGATCCTTCTCTCGTGCTCGGCTTCGTGACCGAGGAGGGCGGGCCGACCAGCCACAGCGCGATCCTGGCGCGGGCGCTGGGCGTGCCGGCGGTCGTGGCTCTGCCGGGCGCCGGTGAGCTGGCCGAGGGAACGGTGATCGCCGTGGACGGCAGCACCGGCGACATCTTCGTGAACCCGGGCGAGGCGAAGAAGGCGGAGCTGGAGGCTGCGGCCGCCGCGCGCAAGGCCGCGCTGGCCGCGTCGACCGGGCCGGGGGCGACGGCCGACGGTCACAAGGTGCCGCTACTGGCCAACGTGGGCGGGCCGGCGGACGTACCGGCGGCGGTGGAGGCCGGGGCCGAGGGTGTCGGTCTGTTCCGTACCGAGTTCCTGTTCCTGGACGACAGCAAGAACGCTCCTTCCGAGCAGAAGCAGCTGGAGGCCTACCGGCAGGTGCTGGAGGCGTTCCCCGAGGGCCGTGTGGTCGTGCGGGTGCTGGACGCGGGTGCGGACAAGCCGCTGGACTTCCTGACTCCTTCCGACGAGCCGAACCCGGCGCTGGGTGTGCGGGGTCTGCGGACGCTGCTGGACCACCCGGACGTCCTGCGTACGCAGCTGACCGCGCTGGCGAAGGCCGCCGAGGGGTTGCCCGTCTACCTCGAGGTCATGGCGCCCATGGTGGCGGACCGCACGGACGCGAAGGCGTTCGCGGACGCCTGCCGTGAGGCGGGGCTGCGGGCGAAGTTCGGCGCGATGGTCGAGATCCCGTCGGCGGCGCTGCGGGCGCGTTCGATCCTGCAGGAGGTCGAGTTCCTGTCGCTGGGGACCAATGACCTCGCGCAGTACACCTTTGCGGCCGACCGACAGGTGGGCGCAGTGTCCCGTCTGCAGGACCCGTGGCAGCCGGCGCTGCTCGATCTGGTCGCGCTGTCCGCCGATGCGGCCAAGGCCGAGGGCAAGAGCTGCGGTGTGTGTGGTGAGGCCGCGTCCGATCCGCTGCTGGCCTGTGTGCTGACCGGTCTGGGCGTCACCTCCCTGTCCATGGGTGCGGCGTCGATTCCTTACGTCCGGGCGACGCTGGCGAAGTACACGCTGGCGCAGTGCGAGCGGGCCGCGGCGGCCGCGCGTGCCGCGGACAGCGCCGAGGAGGCGCGCAGCGCTGCTCAGGCGGTGCTGTCCGGCGAGTAG
- a CDS encoding mannose-1-phosphate guanyltransferase: protein MKAVVMAGGEGTRLRPMTSSMPKPLLPVANRPIMEHVLRLLKRHGLTETVVTVQFLASLVKNYFGDGEELGMELTYANEEKPLGTAGSVKNAEEALKDDAFLVISGDALTDFDLTELINFHKEKGALVTVCLTRVPNPLEFGITIVDEEGKVERFLEKPTWGQVFSDTVNTGIYVMEPEVFGYVEPDVPVDWSGDVFPQLMKEGKPIYGYVAEGYWEDVGTHESYVKAQADVLEGKVNVDIDGFEISPGVWVAEGAEVHPDAVLRGPLYIGDYAKVEAGAEIREHTVIGSNVVVKSGAFLHKAVVHDNVYVGQHSNLRGCVVGKNTDIMRAARIEDGAVIGDECLIGEESIVQGNVRVYPFKTIEAGAFVNTSVIWESRGQAQLFGARGVSGILNVEITPELAVRLAGAYATTLKKGSTVTTARDHSRGARALKRAVISALQASAIDVRDLENVPLPVARQQTARGSAGGIMIRTSPGVPDSVDIMFFDGQGADLSQGGQRKLDRVFARQEYRRAFPGEIGDLYFPSSVFDSYTGSLLRNVDTTGIAESGLKVVVDASNGSAGLVLPSLLGKLGVDSLTINPGLDESRPTETAEMRRNGLVRLGEIVASSGAAFGVRFDPVGERLSLVDEKGRIIEDDRALLVMLDLVAAERRSGRVALPVTTTRIAEQVAAYHGTQVEWTTTSPDDLTRVGREEGTIFGGDGKGGFIVPEFSGVYDGTAAFVRLIGLVARTQLTLSQIDARIPRAHVLKRDLATPWAVKGLVMRRVVEAAGDRFVDTTDGVRVVETDGRWVMVLPDPAEAVTHLWAEGPDDASAQALLDEWSAVVDSAGR from the coding sequence ATGAAGGCCGTCGTGATGGCCGGAGGCGAAGGCACACGCCTACGCCCCATGACCTCTAGCATGCCCAAGCCGCTCCTGCCCGTGGCCAATCGCCCGATCATGGAGCACGTGCTACGGCTGCTCAAAAGGCACGGGCTCACCGAGACCGTAGTCACCGTGCAGTTCCTGGCATCGCTCGTCAAGAACTACTTCGGCGACGGCGAAGAGCTCGGAATGGAACTCACCTATGCCAATGAGGAGAAGCCACTCGGTACCGCCGGAAGCGTCAAGAACGCCGAAGAGGCGTTGAAGGACGATGCCTTCCTCGTCATCTCCGGTGATGCCCTGACCGACTTCGACCTCACCGAGCTGATCAATTTCCACAAGGAGAAGGGCGCGCTGGTCACGGTCTGTCTGACCCGGGTGCCCAATCCGCTGGAGTTCGGCATCACCATCGTCGACGAAGAAGGCAAGGTCGAACGCTTCCTGGAGAAGCCGACCTGGGGTCAGGTCTTCTCCGACACGGTCAACACGGGCATCTATGTCATGGAGCCCGAGGTTTTCGGCTACGTCGAGCCCGATGTTCCGGTCGACTGGTCCGGGGACGTCTTTCCGCAGCTGATGAAGGAAGGCAAGCCGATCTACGGCTATGTCGCCGAAGGCTACTGGGAGGACGTCGGCACGCACGAGAGTTATGTGAAGGCCCAGGCCGACGTGCTCGAAGGCAAGGTGAACGTCGACATCGACGGTTTCGAGATCTCGCCAGGTGTCTGGGTGGCGGAAGGCGCCGAGGTGCATCCCGACGCCGTACTGCGCGGGCCGTTGTACATCGGCGACTACGCGAAGGTGGAGGCCGGCGCGGAGATCCGTGAGCACACCGTCATCGGATCGAATGTCGTCGTCAAGAGCGGCGCCTTTCTGCACAAGGCCGTCGTGCACGACAACGTATATGTCGGCCAGCACAGCAATCTGCGTGGCTGCGTCGTCGGGAAGAACACCGACATCATGCGCGCCGCCCGTATCGAGGACGGCGCGGTCATCGGCGACGAGTGCCTGATCGGTGAGGAATCGATTGTTCAGGGCAATGTCCGCGTCTATCCGTTCAAGACCATCGAGGCCGGTGCCTTCGTCAACACCTCGGTCATCTGGGAGTCCAGAGGCCAGGCCCAGTTGTTCGGCGCCCGTGGCGTGTCCGGCATCCTGAACGTCGAGATCACGCCCGAGCTGGCAGTACGGCTCGCCGGAGCCTATGCGACCACCCTGAAGAAGGGCTCCACCGTCACCACCGCCCGCGACCACTCCCGGGGCGCCCGTGCGCTCAAGCGGGCGGTCATCTCCGCGTTGCAGGCCAGCGCCATCGACGTACGCGACCTGGAGAACGTGCCACTGCCCGTGGCCCGCCAGCAGACCGCGCGCGGCAGCGCCGGAGGCATCATGATCCGGACCTCGCCGGGCGTGCCGGACTCGGTCGACATCATGTTCTTCGACGGGCAGGGCGCCGACCTCTCGCAGGGCGGGCAGCGCAAGCTGGACCGGGTGTTCGCGCGGCAGGAGTACCGGCGGGCGTTCCCCGGCGAGATCGGGGACCTGTACTTCCCGTCCAGCGTCTTCGACTCGTACACCGGATCGCTGCTGCGGAACGTCGACACCACCGGGATCGCAGAGTCGGGCCTGAAGGTCGTCGTCGACGCCTCCAACGGCAGCGCCGGGCTGGTGCTGCCCAGCCTGCTGGGCAAGCTCGGCGTGGACTCGCTGACCATCAACCCCGGTCTGGACGAGTCACGGCCCACGGAGACGGCCGAGATGCGGCGCAACGGCCTGGTCCGGCTGGGCGAGATAGTGGCTTCCTCCGGTGCTGCCTTCGGCGTGCGGTTCGACCCGGTCGGCGAGCGTCTCTCGCTCGTGGACGAGAAGGGCCGGATCATCGAGGACGACCGGGCCCTGCTCGTGATGCTCGACCTGGTGGCCGCGGAACGGCGCAGCGGGCGAGTGGCGCTGCCCGTGACCACGACCCGGATCGCCGAGCAGGTGGCCGCGTATCACGGCACCCAGGTCGAGTGGACGACCACCTCGCCGGACGACCTCACGCGCGTGGGGCGTGAGGAAGGGACCATCTTCGGTGGCGACGGCAAGGGCGGGTTCATCGTCCCCGAGTTCAGTGGCGTCTACGACGGTACAGCGGCCTTCGTACGGCTGATCGGGCTCGTGGCCAGGACGCAGCTCACGCTCAGCCAGATCGACGCACGGATCCCACGGGCGCACGTCCTGAAGCGGGACCTGGCCACACCATGGGCCGTCAAGGGCCTGGTCATGCGGCGGGTGGTCGAGGCGGCTGGAGATCGCTTTGTCGACACGACGGACGGTGTGCGGGTCGTGGAGACGGACGGGCGCTGGGTGATGGTGCTGCCCGACCCGGCCGAGGCGGTCACCCATCTGTGGGCCGAGGGGCCCGACGACGCCTCCGCGCAGGCCCTGCTGGACGAGTGGTCGGCCGTGGTGGACAGCGCTGGACGGTGA
- a CDS encoding Zn-ribbon domain-containing OB-fold protein codes for MPHTRTPAVAGWFDGEGDGFRLLGTRCSACASVHFPREDLHCRNPHCTGGPLEEVPLSRSGRIWSYTDSRYRPPSPYVSNPELPWEPYALIAVELEAERIVVLGQTAPGITVADLTVGMEVEVVPGVLDEDAETAWTTWHWRPTGVTV; via the coding sequence TTGCCGCACACACGCACACCTGCGGTCGCCGGCTGGTTCGACGGGGAGGGGGACGGCTTCCGGCTGCTGGGCACGCGGTGCTCGGCCTGCGCGTCGGTGCACTTCCCGCGCGAGGACCTCCACTGCCGCAACCCGCACTGCACGGGCGGCCCTCTGGAAGAAGTCCCGTTGTCACGAAGCGGTCGTATCTGGTCGTACACGGACAGCCGGTATCGCCCGCCGTCACCCTATGTGAGCAATCCGGAACTTCCGTGGGAGCCGTACGCGTTGATCGCGGTGGAGCTGGAGGCCGAGCGGATAGTGGTGCTCGGGCAGACGGCTCCCGGGATCACCGTCGCCGATCTGACGGTGGGCATGGAGGTGGAGGTCGTCCCGGGAGTGCTCGACGAGGACGCGGAGACGGCCTGGACGACCTGGCACTGGCGGCCGACGGGGGTGACGGTGTGA
- a CDS encoding PTS sugar transporter subunit IIA yields the protein MTTVSSPLAGRAIGLANVPDPVFSGAMVGPGTAIDPVREPSEAVSPVDGVIVSLHPHAFVVVDAEGHGVLTHLGIDTVQLNGEGFELLVNKGDTVQRGQAVVRWNPSVVEAAGKSPVCPVVALEATAESLSELRDSGDVKAGDSLFAWN from the coding sequence ATGACCACCGTGTCGTCCCCTCTTGCCGGACGCGCCATCGGACTGGCCAATGTGCCGGATCCGGTTTTCTCCGGGGCCATGGTCGGCCCGGGTACCGCCATCGACCCCGTGCGCGAGCCCTCCGAGGCCGTGTCGCCCGTCGACGGCGTCATTGTTTCCCTGCACCCGCACGCCTTCGTCGTGGTCGACGCGGAGGGGCACGGCGTTCTCACCCACCTGGGCATCGACACCGTGCAGCTCAACGGCGAGGGCTTCGAGCTGCTGGTCAACAAGGGCGACACCGTGCAGCGGGGGCAGGCTGTCGTGCGCTGGAACCCCTCGGTCGTCGAGGCGGCCGGCAAGTCCCCCGTCTGCCCCGTCGTCGCGCTCGAAGCCACGGCCGAGTCCCTCTCCGAACTCCGCGACAGCGGTGACGTGAAGGCCGGCGACAGCCTCTTCGCCTGGAACTGA
- a CDS encoding NUDIX domain-containing protein produces MSETQQPPANSAPDSHCSSCGVPYGEGVSGWPRTCPSCGAVAYRNPLPVAIALQPVYDTEGTALVVITRTIAPARGGTALPGGYIDDREDWKQAVVRELKEETGIDAAARDVRLMDAMSSPDGHLLLFGLLPERPLAQLPPSGPTDETEGWHLLRRPEELAFPLHTVAVRAWFEGRYV; encoded by the coding sequence GTGTCCGAAACTCAGCAACCACCTGCCAACTCCGCGCCGGACTCCCACTGTTCGAGCTGCGGAGTGCCCTATGGAGAGGGCGTATCCGGCTGGCCGCGGACCTGCCCGTCCTGCGGGGCCGTCGCCTACCGCAACCCGCTGCCCGTCGCGATCGCACTCCAGCCCGTGTACGACACCGAGGGCACGGCCCTGGTCGTCATCACCCGGACCATCGCCCCCGCGCGCGGAGGCACGGCCCTGCCCGGCGGCTACATCGACGACCGGGAGGACTGGAAACAGGCCGTCGTGCGCGAGCTCAAGGAGGAGACCGGGATCGACGCGGCCGCCCGTGACGTGCGGCTCATGGACGCCATGAGCTCGCCCGACGGTCACCTGCTGCTGTTCGGACTCCTCCCGGAACGCCCGCTCGCCCAACTGCCCCCCTCCGGCCCCACGGACGAGACCGAGGGCTGGCACCTGCTGCGCAGGCCCGAAGAACTCGCCTTTCCCCTGCACACCGTCGCCGTACGGGCCTGGTTCGAGGGGCGGTACGTCTGA
- a CDS encoding glycoside hydrolase family 31 protein encodes MDGRDLVRSVSAVGAGRAARGWRTVRAAWRRRRIDAAGLPRRGAERARVPGQVEGVEPGAGGGVIRFGRSELRITVAVNGAVFLGWDGAGPEPSYALAGSCPEPDPRAVLEPDKDGGWRVVAERVTVVVSRHGAVHVCTPGGVTLRHDLPPRWWEPVGGGTARWMQRSEVAADARFFGLGGRASGPRLREGVYRLWNTDPGRAFGPGTDPLYLTMPVQLVVADAGTHLVFHDTTWDGTVVLREGEEGAGSGHDRAGRCEVRMDGGPLRCWVMVGTPARVLHTWASLTGAPALPPAWALGHHHARWGFGSEQEVRRIVAGYQERGLPLDAVHLDIDHYDDHQVFTVDQERFSKLPVLAKELRRDGIRLVSVVDPAVKAAPGNAVYDGGEAVDAFVRDASGRTVRGVVWAGESVFPDFTHARVRAWWGGLYEERLGQGFAGFWHDMNEPTSFNAFGEPTLPRSARHALEGRGGDHREAHNVYALCMARAGYEGLRRLAPEERPFLFSRSGWAGMQRYGGTWSGDVATGWPGLRASLSLVLGLGLCGVPYSGPDVGGFDGSPSPELYLRWFQLGAYLPLFRTHAGLRAGRREPWEFGAEVLEHARVALLARQRLLPYLVTLAHLARRTGAPYVRPVWWGSPEDRALRDCEDTFLLGDGLLVAPVLEPGADRRAVQLPRGRWYDTVTEQVYEGPGQVLLDAPLSRIPVLARAGAVLPVRGADGGLELEVWAPARGRTGGGLVVPDAGDGWDEPETERYVARRHGRRVVVTRERENGSGEPPYPVRVRGLG; translated from the coding sequence ATGGACGGTCGTGACCTGGTGCGTTCGGTGAGTGCGGTCGGTGCGGGGAGGGCGGCTCGAGGGTGGCGTACCGTACGTGCCGCGTGGCGCAGGAGGCGGATCGACGCCGCCGGGCTGCCGCGGCGGGGGGCCGAGCGGGCTCGGGTCCCGGGTCAGGTGGAGGGCGTGGAGCCGGGCGCCGGGGGCGGTGTGATCCGGTTCGGCCGGTCGGAGCTGCGCATCACGGTCGCGGTCAACGGGGCGGTGTTCCTGGGCTGGGACGGGGCGGGTCCGGAGCCGTCGTACGCGCTTGCGGGGAGCTGTCCGGAGCCGGATCCGCGGGCGGTGCTGGAGCCGGACAAGGACGGTGGCTGGCGGGTGGTCGCCGAGCGCGTCACGGTCGTCGTCTCCCGGCACGGTGCGGTGCACGTGTGCACGCCGGGCGGGGTGACGCTGCGGCATGATCTGCCGCCGCGCTGGTGGGAGCCGGTCGGCGGGGGTACGGCGCGGTGGATGCAGCGCTCTGAGGTGGCGGCGGACGCCCGGTTCTTCGGTCTGGGCGGGCGGGCGTCCGGGCCCCGGCTGCGGGAGGGGGTGTACCGGCTGTGGAACACCGATCCTGGCCGGGCGTTCGGGCCCGGCACCGATCCGTTGTATCTGACCATGCCGGTGCAGCTCGTGGTGGCCGACGCCGGTACGCATCTGGTGTTCCACGACACCACCTGGGACGGCACGGTGGTGCTGCGGGAGGGCGAGGAGGGCGCGGGGTCCGGGCACGACCGGGCGGGGCGCTGCGAGGTGCGGATGGACGGCGGTCCGCTGCGCTGCTGGGTGATGGTGGGTACTCCCGCGCGCGTGCTGCACACGTGGGCCTCGCTGACTGGGGCACCGGCGCTGCCGCCGGCGTGGGCGCTGGGCCACCATCACGCGCGCTGGGGTTTCGGCAGCGAGCAGGAGGTGCGCCGGATCGTGGCGGGCTACCAGGAGCGCGGTCTGCCGCTGGACGCGGTGCACCTGGACATCGACCACTACGACGACCACCAAGTGTTCACCGTCGACCAGGAACGGTTCTCCAAGCTGCCGGTGCTGGCGAAGGAGCTGCGCCGGGACGGGATCCGGCTGGTGTCGGTCGTCGATCCGGCCGTGAAGGCGGCGCCGGGCAACGCCGTGTACGACGGCGGCGAGGCGGTGGACGCGTTCGTGCGGGACGCCTCCGGGCGAACGGTGCGGGGTGTGGTGTGGGCCGGGGAGTCGGTGTTTCCGGACTTCACGCACGCGCGTGTGCGTGCGTGGTGGGGCGGGCTCTACGAGGAACGGCTGGGACAGGGTTTCGCGGGGTTCTGGCACGACATGAACGAGCCGACGTCGTTCAACGCCTTCGGGGAACCGACCCTGCCACGGTCGGCCCGGCATGCTCTGGAGGGCCGTGGCGGCGATCATCGGGAGGCGCACAACGTGTACGCACTGTGCATGGCCCGCGCGGGTTACGAGGGCCTGCGCAGGCTGGCGCCCGAGGAGCGGCCGTTTCTGTTCTCGCGCTCGGGCTGGGCGGGGATGCAGCGCTACGGCGGCACCTGGTCGGGGGACGTGGCGACCGGCTGGCCGGGGCTGCGGGCGTCGTTGTCGCTGGTGCTGGGGCTCGGGCTGTGCGGGGTGCCGTACTCGGGTCCGGACGTGGGGGGTTTCGACGGCAGTCCGTCGCCGGAGCTGTATCTGCGGTGGTTCCAGCTCGGTGCGTATCTGCCGCTGTTCCGCACTCACGCGGGTCTGCGGGCGGGGCGCAGGGAGCCCTGGGAGTTCGGGGCCGAGGTGCTGGAGCACGCGCGCGTGGCGCTGCTGGCACGGCAGCGGCTGCTGCCGTACCTGGTGACGCTGGCGCATCTGGCCCGGCGGACCGGAGCGCCCTATGTGCGGCCCGTGTGGTGGGGGTCTCCGGAGGACCGGGCGCTGCGTGACTGTGAGGACACGTTTCTGCTCGGGGACGGTCTGCTGGTGGCGCCGGTGCTGGAGCCGGGTGCGGACCGGCGTGCGGTGCAGCTGCCGCGGGGCCGCTGGTACGACACCGTGACGGAGCAGGTGTACGAGGGGCCGGGTCAGGTGCTCCTGGACGCGCCGCTGTCGCGGATACCGGTGCTCGCGCGCGCGGGTGCGGTCCTTCCGGTGCGGGGCGCCGACGGAGGTCTCGAGCTGGAGGTGTGGGCGCCCGCGCGGGGCCGGACCGGAGGGGGCCTGGTCGTGCCGGACGCGGGCGACGGGTGGGACGAACCGGAGACGGAACGCTACGTCGCCCGCCGGCACGGTCGGCGAGTGGTGGTCACCCGGGAACGGGAGAACGGTTCGGGTGAGCCGCCCTACCCGGTGCGGGTGCGGGGGCTCGGCTGA